A window from Herbaspirillum sp. meg3 encodes these proteins:
- a CDS encoding M48 family metallopeptidase: MLAACESVQTTQGGAVGITRQQSMSLSAQEVDTAAIKEYAQVLDEQKKKGALNQNAAQVRRVRAIADRLIPQTAAFRPDAVKWKWEVNVITSPEANAWCMPGGKIAVYTGLIEKLKITDDELAAVMGHEIAHALREHARERASEQAVTGSLISIGSSILGVGELGQQGAQYAYMGLVGLPNSRTHETEADRIGVELAARAGYDPRAAIALWQKMAQIGGSEPMKFMSTHPSREDRISDLTVYSQRVMPLYEQSKKTR; this comes from the coding sequence ATGCTTGCCGCCTGCGAAAGCGTGCAAACTACGCAAGGCGGAGCCGTCGGCATCACGCGCCAGCAAAGTATGAGTTTGTCTGCCCAAGAGGTCGATACCGCCGCCATCAAGGAATACGCGCAGGTGCTCGATGAGCAAAAGAAGAAAGGCGCGTTGAATCAGAATGCCGCTCAGGTACGCCGCGTGCGCGCCATTGCCGACCGCCTGATTCCGCAGACTGCCGCTTTTCGTCCCGATGCCGTCAAGTGGAAGTGGGAAGTCAACGTCATCACCTCGCCTGAGGCCAATGCCTGGTGCATGCCAGGCGGAAAAATCGCCGTCTACACCGGCTTGATTGAAAAACTGAAGATTACCGATGATGAGCTGGCTGCCGTCATGGGGCATGAAATCGCCCACGCCTTGCGCGAGCATGCTCGTGAGCGCGCCTCCGAGCAGGCCGTAACGGGGTCGCTGATTTCCATTGGGTCATCGATTCTGGGCGTCGGCGAATTGGGGCAGCAGGGTGCACAGTACGCGTATATGGGTCTTGTCGGTTTGCCAAATTCACGTACCCACGAGACCGAAGCCGACCGCATCGGTGTGGAGCTGGCGGCTCGTGCCGGTTATGACCCGCGCGCAGCCATTGCCCTGTGGCAAAAAATGGCTCAGATCGGTGGCAGCGAACCGATGAAATTCATGTCCACGCACCCCTCGCGTGAAGACCGCATCAGTGATCTCACGGTTTATTCGCAACGCGTGATGCCGCTTTACGAGCAAAGCAAGAAGACCCGCTGA
- the aroC gene encoding chorismate synthase, with the protein MSGNTLGTLFTVTTFGESHGPAIGCVIDGCPPGMALSEADIQPELDRRKPGTSRHVTQRQEPDTVEILSGVFEGKTTGTPIALLIRNQDQRSKDYGNLLDTFRPGHADYTYWHKYGIRDPRGGGRSSARLTAPVVGAAAVAKKWLFEQYGTTFKGCMSQLGDIAIPFESWDQVRENPFFAANATMIPQLEEYMDALRKAGDSCGARIDVVAQNVPVGLGEPIYDKLDAEIAYALMGINAVKGVEIGAGFKSVAQKGTEHGDALTPDGFVGNNAGGILGGISTGQDITASIAIKPTSSIRSPRPSIDKTGQATEVETHGRHDPCVGIRATPIAEAMVALVLMDHALRHRAQCGDVKVSTPQIAAQK; encoded by the coding sequence ATGTCCGGCAACACCCTCGGCACGCTGTTTACCGTTACCACCTTCGGCGAATCCCATGGCCCTGCCATCGGATGCGTGATCGACGGCTGTCCGCCGGGAATGGCATTGTCCGAGGCGGATATTCAGCCGGAGCTGGATCGCCGCAAGCCGGGCACCTCGCGCCACGTAACGCAGCGTCAGGAGCCGGATACGGTCGAAATTCTCTCCGGCGTGTTTGAAGGCAAGACAACCGGCACACCGATTGCGCTGCTGATTCGCAATCAGGATCAGCGCAGCAAGGACTATGGCAATCTGCTCGATACCTTCCGCCCCGGCCACGCTGATTACACCTATTGGCACAAATACGGCATTCGCGATCCACGCGGCGGCGGGCGTTCTTCGGCGCGTCTGACAGCGCCGGTGGTCGGTGCGGCAGCAGTGGCCAAGAAGTGGTTGTTCGAGCAATACGGCACAACGTTCAAAGGGTGCATGAGTCAGCTTGGCGACATTGCGATCCCATTCGAATCCTGGGATCAGGTGCGTGAAAATCCATTCTTTGCCGCCAACGCGACCATGATTCCGCAACTGGAAGAGTACATGGACGCGCTGCGCAAGGCCGGCGACTCCTGCGGCGCGCGCATCGACGTGGTGGCGCAAAACGTGCCGGTCGGTCTGGGCGAACCTATTTACGACAAGCTTGATGCGGAAATCGCTTATGCACTCATGGGCATCAATGCCGTCAAGGGTGTCGAGATTGGCGCCGGCTTTAAATCGGTGGCGCAAAAGGGGACGGAGCATGGCGACGCGTTGACGCCTGACGGGTTTGTCGGTAATAACGCCGGCGGTATTCTGGGCGGTATTTCGACCGGGCAGGACATCACGGCGTCCATCGCGATCAAACCGACGTCGAGCATCCGTTCGCCTCGCCCATCGATCGACAAGACCGGTCAGGCGACCGAAGTCGAGACGCATGGCCGTCATGATCCTTGTGTCGGCATCCGTGCCACGCCTATCGCAGAAGCCATGGTGGCGCTGGTCTTGATGGATCACGCTTTGCGTCATCGTGCGCAATGCGGTGATGTCAAGGTGTCTACGCCGCAAATCGCCGCACAGAAATAA